In a single window of the Polynucleobacter sp. MWH-UH24A genome:
- a CDS encoding glutamate synthase subunit beta: protein MGKVTGFMEFERVEETYEAPVKRIHHYKEFVAALSDADAKVQSARCMDCGIPFCNNGCPVNNIIPDFNDLVYQGDWKNAIEVLHSTNNFPEFTGRICPAPCEAACTLGINQLPVGIKSIEHAIIDKAWANDWVKPQPPKTKTGKKVAVVGSGPAGMAAAQQLARVGHDVTVYEKNDRVGGLLRYGIPDFKMEKWLIDRRVEQMQAEGVTFATGVFVGKETLGKEVKNYAQKTVSPEELLKNFDAVIISGGAEQPRDLPVPGRELSGIHFALEFLIPQNKEVAGDLKNEIRATDKHVVVIGGGDTGSDCVGTSNRHGAKNVTQFELLPQPPEEENKPLVWPYWPTKLRTSSSHEEGCERDWSVATKRFEGKNGKVEKLIGVRLEWKDGKMSEVPNSEFEIKADLVLLAMGFVSPAQQILNAFGVEKDARGNAKATVDGHHAYHTNVPKVFAAGDMRRGQSLVVWAIREGRQCARSVDAYLMGTSVLPR, encoded by the coding sequence ATGGGTAAAGTCACTGGATTTATGGAATTTGAACGGGTCGAGGAGACCTATGAAGCACCAGTCAAACGAATTCATCATTACAAAGAATTTGTTGCGGCGCTATCAGATGCCGATGCAAAAGTACAAAGTGCACGTTGCATGGATTGCGGTATTCCGTTTTGCAACAACGGCTGCCCCGTGAATAACATCATTCCCGACTTTAACGATTTGGTGTACCAAGGCGATTGGAAAAATGCGATTGAGGTTTTGCATTCCACCAATAATTTTCCGGAGTTCACTGGCCGTATTTGTCCGGCACCATGCGAGGCAGCCTGTACCCTCGGAATCAATCAGTTACCGGTCGGTATCAAATCGATTGAACACGCCATTATTGATAAAGCATGGGCAAATGATTGGGTAAAGCCACAACCACCTAAAACAAAGACTGGCAAGAAAGTTGCCGTGGTTGGATCTGGCCCTGCAGGGATGGCAGCAGCTCAACAATTGGCGCGGGTTGGCCACGATGTCACCGTGTATGAAAAGAATGACCGGGTTGGTGGTTTACTTCGCTATGGCATCCCTGACTTCAAAATGGAGAAGTGGTTGATTGATCGGCGTGTCGAGCAAATGCAAGCCGAAGGGGTAACTTTTGCAACTGGTGTTTTTGTGGGCAAAGAAACGCTTGGGAAAGAAGTGAAGAACTACGCCCAAAAAACGGTGAGCCCTGAGGAGTTACTTAAAAATTTTGACGCGGTCATCATTAGCGGGGGTGCCGAGCAACCCCGCGACTTACCTGTGCCTGGTCGTGAGTTGAGTGGAATTCATTTTGCCTTGGAATTTTTAATTCCACAAAACAAGGAAGTAGCCGGGGATTTGAAAAATGAGATTCGGGCCACTGATAAGCACGTCGTTGTGATTGGTGGTGGTGATACGGGTTCTGATTGCGTCGGGACTTCTAATCGCCACGGTGCAAAGAATGTCACGCAGTTTGAGTTATTGCCTCAGCCACCTGAAGAGGAAAACAAACCCTTGGTCTGGCCCTATTGGCCAACCAAGCTTCGTACCTCCTCATCCCATGAAGAAGGTTGTGAGCGCGATTGGTCCGTTGCCACTAAGCGGTTTGAGGGTAAAAACGGTAAAGTTGAAAAACTGATTGGCGTGCGCTTGGAATGGAAAGACGGCAAGATGAGTGAGGTCCCAAATTCTGAGTTTGAGATTAAAGCCGATTTAGTTTTATTGGCGATGGGCTTTGTCTCTCCGGCTCAGCAAATCCTTAATGCCTTTGGTGTTGAGAAAGATGCTCGTGGGAATGCCAAGGCGACCGTTGATGGTCATCATGCTTATCACACGAATGTACCTAAGGTATTTGCAGCGGGCGATATGCGTCGCGGTCAATCATTAGTGGTTTGGGCGATTCGTGAAGGCCGTCAATGCGCACGCTCAGTCGATGCGTATTTAATGGGCACATCAGTTTTACCGCGATAA
- a CDS encoding ABC transporter ATP-binding protein has translation MSSTPTARAIDSPVVSIRGVDFSYAPGERQILGGLQMEFRRGQVVAVMGGSGCGKTTILRLIGGQVTAQTGSVEFEGHEISAMNTDQLMQARRRMGMLFQFGALFTDLSVFENVAFPLREHTNLSEELIRDLVLMKLNAVGLRGARDLMPSQISGGMARRVALARAIVLDPPLIMYDEPFAGLDPIGLGITARLIRNLNDALNATSILVTHDVEETFEIADYVYFIANGKIGAQGTPDELNRSVDPFVRQFLDASPEGPVPFNYPGPDLASDFGLRQQ, from the coding sequence ATGTCCTCTACTCCTACCGCACGCGCGATTGATTCGCCCGTTGTTTCGATTCGGGGAGTGGATTTTTCCTATGCCCCGGGTGAGCGCCAAATTCTTGGTGGGCTTCAGATGGAATTTCGCCGCGGCCAAGTGGTTGCGGTGATGGGTGGTTCGGGTTGCGGCAAGACCACGATATTGCGATTGATCGGTGGTCAGGTGACTGCTCAAACTGGCTCGGTAGAGTTTGAGGGCCATGAAATTTCTGCGATGAATACCGATCAGTTGATGCAAGCCAGACGGCGCATGGGGATGCTGTTTCAATTTGGCGCATTGTTCACTGATTTGAGTGTGTTTGAGAACGTTGCTTTTCCATTGCGGGAGCATACGAACTTATCTGAAGAGTTGATTCGTGATTTGGTACTGATGAAATTAAATGCGGTGGGCTTGCGTGGCGCTCGTGACTTAATGCCTTCGCAGATTTCAGGGGGGATGGCCAGGCGCGTTGCCTTGGCACGCGCGATTGTTTTAGACCCACCGCTTATTATGTATGACGAGCCATTTGCGGGCCTTGATCCGATTGGTTTAGGGATTACAGCGCGACTGATTCGTAATCTCAATGATGCTCTAAATGCAACCAGTATTTTGGTGACACACGATGTGGAAGAGACTTTCGAGATCGCCGATTATGTGTACTTTATTGCCAATGGCAAGATTGGAGCGCAAGGCACACCCGATGAGCTCAATCGCTCAGTCGATCCATTTGTGCGCCAATTTTTAGACGCTTCGCCTGAAGGACCGGTACCGTTTAATTACCCAGGCCCTGATTTAGCTAGTGATTTTGGATTACGCCAGCAATGA
- the mlaE gene encoding lipid asymmetry maintenance ABC transporter permease subunit MlaE: protein MSLKSTSKTNPITNLLGDFGFFIRRNIAGLGYAARMFFLVLMRSGGLLKRPRLVSDQILFVGNYSFVIITVSGLFVGFVLGLQGYYTLTRYGSEQALGLLVALSLTRELGPVITALLFAGRAGTSLTAEIGLMKAGEQLSAMEMMAVDPLRRVIAPRLWAGIIAMPILATIFTAVGVLGGYLVGVPLIGVDSGAFWSQMQGGVDLFDDIANGFIKSVVFGVAVTFIALYQGYESKPTPEGVSQATTRTVVLSSLAVLALDFLLTAMMFSN, encoded by the coding sequence ATGAGTCTTAAATCAACTTCCAAAACGAATCCGATTACTAATCTATTAGGCGATTTTGGATTTTTTATTCGTAGAAACATTGCGGGCCTTGGCTATGCTGCGCGGATGTTTTTCTTGGTGCTGATGCGTTCTGGTGGTTTACTCAAAAGACCGCGCTTGGTATCGGATCAAATTTTGTTCGTTGGTAACTATTCGTTTGTGATCATTACCGTATCAGGTTTATTTGTTGGTTTTGTATTGGGCTTGCAAGGCTATTACACCTTAACGCGTTATGGTTCGGAACAGGCCCTGGGATTATTAGTGGCTTTGTCGTTAACCCGCGAATTAGGTCCTGTCATTACTGCTTTATTGTTTGCGGGCCGTGCTGGCACATCGCTCACTGCAGAGATTGGTCTTATGAAGGCCGGTGAGCAGTTATCCGCTATGGAGATGATGGCGGTTGACCCCTTACGTCGTGTAATTGCACCTCGTTTGTGGGCTGGCATTATTGCGATGCCAATTTTGGCCACCATCTTTACTGCCGTGGGCGTCTTGGGTGGTTATTTAGTGGGCGTGCCACTCATTGGAGTCGACAGCGGTGCATTTTGGTCCCAAATGCAAGGCGGCGTGGATTTATTTGATGACATTGCTAATGGTTTTATCAAAAGCGTTGTCTTCGGTGTAGCCGTGACATTTATTGCCCTCTATCAGGGGTATGAGTCAAAGCCCACTCCGGAGGGAGTGTCGCAAGCGACCACGAGGACTGTAGTCCTGTCTTCGTTAGCAGTGTTGGCTTTGGATTTTTTATTGACCGCCATGATGTTTTCTAACTAA
- the mlaD gene encoding outer membrane lipid asymmetry maintenance protein MlaD yields MKKSAIDIWVGLFVTIGMLAMLFLALKVGNMSAVSFAPTYTVSARFDNIGGLKPRAPVKSAGVVVGRISTIQFDDKTYQATVTMTIDKTYQFPKDSSAKILTSGLLGEQYIGLEAGGDDQMLADGGKITQTQSAIVLENLISQFLYNKAADTGQDKGDSKSGAK; encoded by the coding sequence ATGAAAAAAAGTGCGATTGATATTTGGGTTGGATTGTTCGTAACGATCGGCATGTTGGCCATGCTTTTTTTAGCACTCAAGGTCGGTAATATGAGTGCCGTCTCATTCGCTCCAACCTACACGGTTTCAGCCCGCTTTGACAATATTGGTGGTTTAAAACCGCGTGCGCCAGTAAAAAGTGCCGGCGTTGTGGTCGGCCGCATTTCAACCATTCAGTTTGATGACAAAACCTATCAAGCTACGGTAACGATGACGATTGATAAGACCTACCAGTTTCCGAAGGATTCGTCAGCTAAGATATTGACTTCAGGTTTGTTGGGCGAACAATACATTGGTCTTGAAGCGGGTGGCGATGATCAAATGCTCGCCGATGGCGGTAAGATTACCCAGACCCAGTCAGCCATTGTTTTAGAAAATCTGATTAGTCAATTTCTTTATAACAAGGCAGCAGACACTGGGCAAGATAAAGGCGATTCCAAGTCCGGCGCTAAATAA
- a CDS encoding VacJ family lipoprotein encodes MFSFNEGLDEYLLKPITRGYRFILPKPAQQGIDNFFGNYRDIYTSVNNLLQGNVSMAFSDLMRVVVNTIFGLGGFIDMATPGGLEKHKADFGQTFGVWGVPAGPYVVLPIFGPSNVRDTFGTAVDLETDYLFRLLPDVALRNSLTGLRIVNARNNYYEAGDLLEGAAIDKYTFTRDAYIQRRQYQIDQAKEGKESSAPVYENPYE; translated from the coding sequence GTGTTTTCTTTTAATGAGGGATTAGACGAGTATTTATTAAAACCCATTACCAGGGGTTATCGATTTATATTGCCAAAACCTGCCCAGCAAGGGATTGACAACTTTTTTGGTAACTACCGCGACATCTACACTTCAGTAAATAATCTTTTGCAAGGCAATGTAAGCATGGCCTTTAGCGATTTAATGCGAGTGGTCGTCAATACCATTTTTGGTTTAGGTGGCTTTATTGATATGGCCACACCGGGAGGGTTAGAAAAACACAAAGCAGATTTTGGGCAAACTTTTGGTGTTTGGGGAGTGCCTGCAGGCCCTTATGTGGTTTTACCAATTTTTGGCCCCAGTAATGTCCGCGATACCTTTGGTACTGCGGTGGATTTAGAGACCGATTATCTGTTCCGACTATTACCTGACGTGGCCCTGCGCAACAGTTTGACGGGGTTGCGGATTGTCAATGCTCGTAATAATTACTATGAAGCAGGCGATCTTCTTGAGGGTGCGGCGATTGATAAGTACACCTTTACCCGGGATGCCTACATTCAACGGCGCCAGTATCAAATTGATCAGGCCAAGGAAGGCAAGGAATCAAGCGCACCCGTTTACGAGAACCCCTACGAGTAA
- a CDS encoding phospholipid-binding protein MlaC: MKTTFLTFFAFLLSGMVGFANAQNVPDPNSPDGLIKIIVADVMASVKADPEIQKGNIPRVVDLVEKKIVPYTDMRRTTQLAMGRNWSKASPEQQTQLIAEFKSLLIRTYSGALSQLRDQTVQYKPFRANPSDTDVIVRTVVIGKSDPIPLDYRLEKTNDGWKVYDINIMGAWLIEAYRNQFTNQISQNGVDGLIKFLQERNAMLAGKK, from the coding sequence GTGAAAACAACCTTTTTAACTTTCTTTGCTTTTTTGCTGTCTGGCATGGTTGGCTTTGCCAATGCGCAAAATGTGCCTGACCCGAACTCGCCTGATGGCCTCATCAAAATAATTGTGGCCGATGTGATGGCCTCCGTGAAGGCCGATCCTGAAATCCAGAAAGGCAATATTCCTCGGGTGGTGGATTTGGTAGAAAAGAAAATTGTTCCCTATACCGATATGCGCAGAACCACGCAATTGGCCATGGGAAGAAATTGGAGCAAGGCAAGCCCGGAGCAGCAAACGCAACTGATTGCCGAGTTCAAATCTTTGTTAATACGAACCTACTCAGGGGCTTTGAGTCAATTGCGTGATCAGACGGTTCAATACAAACCCTTTCGTGCAAATCCGAGCGATACCGATGTGATTGTGCGAACCGTGGTCATTGGTAAATCAGATCCGATCCCCTTGGACTATCGGCTTGAGAAAACCAATGATGGGTGGAAAGTCTATGACATTAACATCATGGGCGCTTGGCTGATTGAGGCGTACCGTAATCAATTTACTAATCAAATTAGTCAAAATGGTGTCGATGGCCTGATTAAGTTTTTGCAAGAACGCAACGCGATGTTGGCAGGCAAGAAGTAA
- a CDS encoding lipid asymmetry maintenance protein MlaB gives MSFALPNCVTQANALGIEKQGALALVQSSQVDCSALRDFDSSVLAVLLAWRRQLQERNQSLVVLNSPEKLRVLASVYGVTDLLGLQ, from the coding sequence ATGAGTTTTGCCTTGCCGAATTGCGTGACCCAGGCCAATGCGCTCGGTATTGAGAAACAGGGCGCTCTTGCCCTAGTACAGTCTTCCCAAGTGGATTGCTCTGCACTGCGTGATTTTGACTCAAGCGTGCTAGCGGTTCTGCTGGCATGGCGCCGCCAACTGCAAGAGCGCAACCAATCCCTCGTAGTTTTAAATTCCCCTGAGAAATTAAGAGTACTTGCTAGCGTGTATGGAGTGACTGATCTTTTGGGGCTGCAGTAA
- a CDS encoding ABC transporter ATP-binding protein, which yields MQSAVLVEHLTKSYGSLQALKNVSLDVKEGEFFGLLGPNGAGKTTLISILAGLCRPDSGRAFVMGTNVQTNFIEARRLLGVVPQELVFDPFFTVRETLRFQSGYFGIRNNDDWIDEIMTHLDLTSKANSNMRSLSGGMKRRVLVAQALVHRPPVIVLDEPTAGVDVELRQSLWKFISRLNQDGHTILLTTHYLEEAESLCGRIAMLKSGQVVALDTTQNLLARYGAHKAQAGQEADLEDVFIQIMAGE from the coding sequence ATGCAATCAGCTGTTCTCGTTGAACATTTAACTAAATCTTATGGTTCACTACAAGCGCTTAAGAATGTTTCTTTGGATGTAAAGGAGGGCGAGTTTTTTGGTTTGCTCGGTCCTAACGGTGCTGGTAAGACCACGCTGATTTCGATTTTGGCTGGTTTATGCCGACCCGATTCCGGTCGCGCGTTCGTCATGGGCACGAATGTGCAAACTAATTTTATTGAGGCGCGTCGATTACTAGGCGTGGTTCCTCAAGAGCTGGTATTTGATCCTTTTTTTACGGTTCGGGAGACCCTGCGGTTTCAGTCGGGTTATTTTGGGATTCGGAATAATGATGATTGGATTGATGAGATCATGACCCATCTCGATTTAACCAGTAAGGCCAATAGCAATATGCGTTCGCTTTCTGGAGGTATGAAGCGTCGCGTTTTGGTTGCACAGGCCCTCGTGCATCGCCCACCCGTGATTGTCTTGGATGAGCCGACTGCTGGTGTGGATGTCGAGTTGCGTCAGTCCCTCTGGAAATTTATTAGTCGTCTTAATCAAGATGGTCACACCATCTTGTTAACCACTCATTATTTAGAAGAGGCTGAAAGTCTATGTGGCCGTATCGCGATGCTCAAATCTGGTCAAGTCGTGGCACTCGATACCACTCAAAATCTGCTCGCACGCTATGGAGCACACAAAGCACAAGCTGGGCAAGAGGCTGATCTAGAGGATGTATTTATTCAAATTATGGCGGGAGAGTAG
- a CDS encoding ABC transporter permease gives MPIPFEYGSGFPTLLRKEIKRFYKVAFQTVAAPVLTAVLYLMIFGHVLEGRLVVYDKLTYTAFLIPGLVMMSVLQNAFANTSSSLIQSKITGNLVFVLLAPLTHLEFYSAYVLAAVFRGVVVGLGVLLITLFFDVPAMQNPVWILLFAFMGAAILGGLGLIAGIWADKFDQLAAFQNFLIMPATMLSGVFYSIHSLPEIWQFISHLNPFFYMIDGFRYGFFGVSDVSPWLSLTIVSVFFLVVSGLALRLLQSGYKLRH, from the coding sequence ATGCCAATTCCATTTGAATACGGTAGTGGTTTTCCAACCCTGCTACGTAAAGAGATTAAGCGTTTTTATAAGGTTGCCTTTCAAACGGTTGCTGCTCCTGTCTTGACCGCCGTCCTGTACCTCATGATTTTTGGGCATGTGTTAGAAGGACGCTTGGTGGTGTACGACAAGCTAACCTATACGGCATTTTTAATCCCAGGTTTAGTGATGATGAGTGTGTTGCAAAACGCATTTGCAAATACCTCCTCGTCATTGATCCAATCCAAAATTACTGGTAATTTGGTATTTGTTTTACTTGCACCCCTGACTCATCTTGAGTTTTATTCAGCCTATGTACTTGCTGCCGTATTTCGTGGGGTTGTTGTGGGTCTAGGTGTTTTACTCATTACCCTCTTTTTTGATGTTCCTGCCATGCAAAACCCAGTGTGGATTCTGTTATTTGCATTTATGGGCGCGGCAATCTTAGGCGGCTTAGGGCTGATCGCTGGTATTTGGGCAGATAAGTTTGATCAGCTCGCTGCCTTTCAGAACTTTTTGATCATGCCCGCTACGATGCTCTCCGGGGTGTTCTATTCGATTCATTCTTTACCAGAAATTTGGCAGTTCATCTCTCACCTTAACCCATTCTTTTACATGATCGATGGCTTTCGCTATGGATTTTTTGGGGTCTCAGATGTTTCACCCTGGCTTAGTTTGACGATTGTTAGCGTGTTTTTCTTGGTCGTCTCAGGATTGGCTCTGCGTTTACTACAATCGGGTTATAAATTACGCCATTAA
- a CDS encoding BolA family protein has protein sequence MFPTPEQVKSYISEQLSCTHLEVEGDGQHFYATIVSPEFAGKRLVQRHQLVYAALGDRMKAEIHALSIKAFTPDEFAAQ, from the coding sequence ATGTTTCCTACCCCTGAGCAAGTAAAAAGTTATATTAGTGAGCAGCTCTCTTGTACGCACTTAGAGGTCGAGGGGGATGGGCAACATTTTTATGCCACCATCGTGAGTCCTGAGTTTGCAGGAAAGCGCTTGGTGCAACGGCATCAATTAGTTTATGCAGCCCTGGGCGATCGGATGAAGGCGGAAATCCATGCACTCTCCATTAAAGCCTTTACGCCCGATGAGTTTGCGGCTCAATAA
- the murA gene encoding UDP-N-acetylglucosamine 1-carboxyvinyltransferase: protein MDKLVMTGGVALNGEVTIAGAKNAALPILCASLLTADPIELFNVPDLQDVRTMLKLLQQMGVTLKFPNPNDRSHLILQAATISSPEAPYELVKTMRASILVLGPLLARMGRATVSLPGGCAIGARPVDQHIKGLKAMGAGIQIRKGFIVAKISEPNTQLRGNAILTDMITVTGTENLLMAACLAEGTTTLENAAREPEVGDLAELLVKMGAKITGIGSDRLVIEGVSALRGASHQVIADRIETGTFLCAVAATGGEIVLKNCRPDTLDAVLVKLKEAGLNIKIGTDWISASMSGRPKPVSFRTSEYPAFPTDMQAQFMALNAIASGGSRITETIFENRFMHVQELNRLGADISIEGNTAIVEGVDKLSGATVMATDLRASASLVIAGLAAQGETQVDRIYHLDRGYDRMEQKLTQLGANIRRMK, encoded by the coding sequence ATGGATAAATTAGTAATGACGGGGGGAGTCGCCCTCAACGGTGAGGTCACAATTGCGGGGGCTAAGAATGCCGCTTTACCAATTTTGTGTGCAAGCTTATTAACAGCCGATCCCATAGAACTCTTTAACGTCCCGGATTTGCAAGATGTACGTACGATGTTAAAGCTATTGCAACAGATGGGCGTGACCTTGAAGTTTCCAAATCCGAACGATCGCAGCCATTTGATCTTGCAGGCGGCGACTATTTCAAGTCCTGAGGCTCCCTATGAATTGGTAAAAACCATGCGGGCCTCCATTTTGGTATTGGGCCCGCTCTTAGCGCGGATGGGACGTGCAACTGTATCACTACCCGGTGGCTGTGCGATTGGGGCGCGACCTGTGGACCAGCACATTAAAGGCCTCAAAGCCATGGGAGCCGGTATTCAGATTCGTAAGGGCTTTATTGTTGCAAAGATTTCTGAGCCCAATACTCAGTTACGGGGTAATGCGATCCTGACCGACATGATTACCGTGACCGGTACAGAAAACCTTTTAATGGCTGCTTGCCTTGCAGAGGGGACTACGACTTTAGAAAATGCGGCGCGCGAACCCGAGGTCGGTGATTTGGCAGAGCTCTTAGTCAAGATGGGAGCGAAGATTACTGGTATTGGTAGCGATCGTCTTGTGATCGAAGGAGTGTCCGCGTTGCGCGGAGCAAGCCATCAGGTGATTGCTGATCGCATTGAGACCGGCACCTTCTTGTGTGCGGTAGCAGCGACCGGTGGTGAGATTGTTCTCAAGAACTGCCGACCCGATACCTTAGATGCCGTTCTAGTAAAACTTAAAGAAGCTGGTCTTAATATAAAAATTGGTACCGATTGGATTTCTGCTTCGATGAGTGGTCGTCCAAAGCCAGTGAGCTTTCGTACCTCTGAGTACCCAGCCTTTCCGACTGATATGCAAGCCCAGTTTATGGCGCTTAATGCCATCGCCAGTGGTGGTTCACGTATCACCGAGACCATTTTTGAGAATCGCTTTATGCATGTGCAAGAACTCAACCGCTTAGGAGCCGATATCTCGATTGAGGGCAATACGGCAATTGTTGAGGGGGTGGATAAACTCTCGGGTGCAACAGTAATGGCTACGGATCTGCGTGCCTCTGCAAGCCTGGTGATTGCTGGCTTGGCGGCTCAAGGTGAGACCCAGGTGGATCGCATTTATCATCTTGATCGTGGTTACGATCGCATGGAGCAGAAATTAACCCAACTTGGCGCAAACATCCGCCGCATGAAATAA
- the hisG gene encoding ATP phosphoribosyltransferase translates to MLTLALSKGRIFEETAPVLAKAGIRPLEDPEQSRKLIIPTSNPEVQIIIVRASDVPTYVQFGAADFGVAGLDVLLEKGSDGLYVPIDLGIARCRMAVAVKNGFDYAAAVRQGSRLRVATKYVNCAREHFANKGVHIDTIHLYGSMELAPLVGLADAIVDLVSTGNTLRANNLIEVESIADISARLIVNQASFKRKRVQLQKILSIWQP, encoded by the coding sequence ATGTTAACTTTAGCCTTGTCCAAAGGACGTATCTTTGAAGAAACTGCCCCTGTTTTAGCAAAGGCGGGTATTCGTCCGCTCGAAGACCCTGAGCAATCCCGTAAGTTAATTATTCCGACCTCCAATCCGGAGGTGCAAATCATTATTGTGCGCGCATCGGATGTACCCACCTATGTGCAATTTGGCGCTGCTGATTTTGGCGTTGCTGGTTTAGACGTTCTTTTAGAAAAAGGCAGCGATGGTTTATATGTCCCGATTGACTTAGGAATCGCACGCTGTCGAATGGCGGTGGCTGTCAAAAATGGTTTTGATTATGCGGCGGCGGTGCGTCAGGGCTCGCGTCTGCGAGTGGCTACCAAGTATGTGAACTGCGCGCGTGAACACTTTGCCAATAAGGGGGTACACATCGACACGATTCATTTATATGGATCGATGGAGTTGGCTCCTTTGGTCGGTTTAGCCGATGCGATTGTGGATTTGGTGTCCACTGGTAACACCCTGCGTGCCAATAATTTAATCGAGGTCGAGTCGATTGCTGATATCAGTGCGCGCTTAATCGTGAACCAAGCATCGTTTAAGCGTAAGCGCGTTCAATTGCAAAAGATCCTGAGTATTTGGCAGCCATGA
- the hisD gene encoding histidinol dehydrogenase, translating to MSVKIRRLTSRDPGFEKTLLSSLSIPSADDHAIDQVVLGILERIEREGDAALLQYTQQFDRLAVNQVRDLEIASSDLTAAYQSLAQEQASALRVAAERVRAYHERQKVETGCHSWEYTESNGTRLGQKITPLDRVGIYVPGGKAAYPSSVLMNAIPAKVAGVGEIVMVVPTPDGARNPLVLAAAHLAGVDRVFTIGGAQAVGALAYGTQTVPAVDKIVGPGNAYVAAAKRRVFGRVGIDMIAGPSEILVLCDGSTDPDWIAMDLFSQAEHDELAQSILLCPDKGFIDRVDASIQRLLPQMPREKVIRASLQNRALLIEVDDMAQACQIANLIAAEHLEICANNPDQWAAQIRHAGAIFMGSYTSESLGDYCAGPNHVLPTARTARFSSPLGVYDFIKRSSLIEVSEAGAQSLGPIASTLAHGEGLQAHARAAEMRLTKK from the coding sequence ATGAGTGTCAAGATTCGACGTCTTACAAGCCGTGATCCCGGCTTTGAAAAGACCTTGCTTTCCAGCTTGTCAATTCCATCGGCCGATGATCACGCCATTGATCAGGTTGTTCTTGGAATTTTGGAGCGTATTGAGCGCGAGGGTGATGCGGCGCTTTTGCAATACACCCAGCAGTTTGATCGTTTAGCAGTCAATCAGGTTCGCGATCTTGAGATTGCCTCTTCTGATCTTACTGCGGCTTATCAATCTCTAGCGCAAGAGCAAGCAAGTGCATTGCGAGTGGCTGCCGAGCGAGTGCGGGCCTATCACGAGCGCCAGAAAGTAGAAACTGGTTGCCACTCGTGGGAGTACACCGAGAGTAATGGCACACGTTTAGGTCAAAAAATCACGCCTTTGGATCGTGTTGGTATTTATGTACCTGGCGGTAAGGCGGCTTATCCGTCTTCTGTTCTCATGAATGCCATCCCTGCCAAGGTTGCCGGGGTTGGTGAGATTGTGATGGTTGTCCCTACACCTGATGGTGCGCGTAATCCCTTGGTGCTGGCAGCCGCTCATCTAGCAGGAGTGGATCGGGTCTTTACGATTGGCGGGGCACAGGCGGTTGGGGCATTGGCATATGGAACCCAAACGGTGCCGGCGGTCGATAAGATCGTAGGTCCTGGTAATGCGTACGTGGCAGCGGCTAAGCGTCGAGTTTTTGGTCGGGTGGGGATCGATATGATCGCAGGCCCCTCCGAGATCTTGGTGTTGTGCGATGGTTCTACCGATCCAGATTGGATTGCGATGGATTTGTTTTCGCAGGCTGAGCATGATGAGCTCGCTCAATCGATTTTGCTCTGTCCTGACAAAGGGTTCATTGATCGAGTAGATGCGAGTATTCAGAGGCTATTACCGCAGATGCCTAGAGAGAAAGTGATTCGCGCATCCCTACAAAATCGTGCACTATTGATTGAGGTGGATGATATGGCGCAGGCTTGCCAAATCGCCAACCTAATTGCAGCCGAGCACCTGGAGATTTGTGCAAATAATCCCGATCAATGGGCTGCGCAAATTCGGCATGCGGGGGCAATTTTTATGGGCTCTTACACTAGTGAGTCATTGGGTGATTATTGTGCTGGACCTAATCATGTTTTACCCACTGCACGGACTGCGCGGTTTTCTTCGCCCTTGGGGGTTTACGACTTCATTAAGCGCTCGAGCCTCATTGAGGTGAGTGAAGCGGGTGCGCAAAGTTTGGGCCCTATTGCTAGCACCCTAGCGCATGGCGAAGGTTTACAGGCGCATGCGCGTGCAGCCGAGATGCGGCTCACGAAAAAATAA